AATTCAAGCAGGAGAGTTCTCGATGACGAGTAATGCTGCTTTGAGAGCGGATTTAGACATAGGCGGAGTATCACGAGAGGGAGGAAACATTGATTTAATAGTCGATGGTACTATCTTACTGATTGGAGGCAAAACTGAGATTGCTCCGACTGGAGAATCGACCAGAATTACATTAGGAGTGTTGCCAGGGGGGAAAGGTCCTGGTGGAAACCTTGCAATTAAAGCTAATTCTCTAGTGCTAAAAGACGGTGCCTTAATTAAAGCCAGTACTCAAGGAGAAGGTGCTGCAGGAAATATTAATATCAATACTAATGTTGTTGATATTTCAGGCAGTAGTCCCATTAGTGGTTTATCTAGCGGATTATTTACCAACACCGATAATTCTTCCAATGCTGGCAACATCATTATTAACACTGAGACATTCCGAATTGCAGACTCAGCCGGTTTGAGCGCTCGCACCCGTGGGAATGGGCGGGGTGGCGATATTACAGTGAATGCCAAATATTTTGAGGCAATGAGCGGTGGACAATTAGTTACTACAACAACTGGTAACGGACAAGCAGGTAATATTTTGATTAGTGCAAAAGACCGGATAACTATATCTGGTATTGACCAGAAATACAACACTCGCGTTGCCCAAGTTCAGGCAAATGAAGAACGTATCCGCACGGATCCAGAGGGTGCTTCCTTCCGATTATCATTGATCGCCAACAATTTTACAGAAACAGGAGCTGCCAGTGGTCTATTTACTAACTCCTTCAAAGGCTCCACAGGTAAGGGAGGAGACATTAACATCACTAGTGGGTCATTGACTATCCGGGATAATGCTGAAGTAACTGGGAACAGTCAAGGATCAGGTAATGCAGGCGCCATAAAAGCTACATCTAATTCTATCCTTTTAGATAACAAGGCAACTTTTAGCGCTAACACCACAGGCGGTGGGGGAGATATCTCTCTCAACTCACCTTTATTATTATTACGTCGAGGTAGCAGTATCACAACCAACGCTAGTGGAGACAATATCTCTGGGGGGAACATAACTATCGATGCTAAAAATGGCTTTATCGTTGCTGTTCCCAATGAAAATAGCGACATCAGAGCAGATTCCGCTAACTTCCGTGGCGGAAATGTCACCATAAAGAATACTGCTGGTATATTTGGTATCCAGTCCAGGAAAGAACCTTCTCCACAAAGTGATATTACTGCAAAAGGAGCAACGCCAGATTTAAGCGGCAATGTGCAAATTAACAGACCTAATATCGACCCCACTAGCGGCTTAATCGAACTCCCTAGTAATCTAGTTGATGTCTCCCAACAAATTTCCACCGCCTGCACTCCCGGAAGTCGGCAAAGCCAAAGTTCTTTTGTATCAACAGGGCGCGGCGGGTTACCCATAAGTCTGACTGAACCATTACAAGATTCAAGTACTCTGTCTGCGTGGGTGAGATTAAAACCAAAACCAGCAAACTCAGCTAGAACAACACCTTCGCCACAACCAACTGCAGTCTCAAACAGTACTAAAGTTGCAGCGGCGACGACTCAAATTGTGGAAGCTACTGGTTGGGTGGTTGATCGCAATGGGAATATAGAACTCGTGGCGCAATCTGCCCAAGTCACGCCTCACAGCCCTTGGCAAACACCTGCTTCTTGTCCATCTCGCTAAGGTGTGAAATATGCATCCATTTCAGTTGACGAAACGACTCGTTAGATTTTCGCTAACTCATGTAGTCCTATTTACCCTTGCTTTTTTCCTAACTCTTATCCCCAGCACATTCGCTAAACAACCCCATACAAATTCATCAGACAAATTCCACACCCAAACCACCAAATTCCCAGCCACGACACCACAGCAACTTCTTGAACAAGGAGAAGCACTTTATCAATCTGGACGATTTGCTGAAGCTATAACTGTTTTACAACAAGCTGTCCGCATCTCTCAACGAGAAGGCGACAACCTCGCACAAGCTGCAGCACTAACAAACCTTTCTTTAACGTTTCAGCAACTTGGCTCATGGAAAGAAGCGTCAAAAGCTATCAACACCAGCTTAAATCTACTAGGCTGGAATGGAGACAATCAAAAGTTAAATGTCAACAGTCCAAAGTCAGAATTTTTGGAGATTCTAGCACAAACTCTAGAGATTCAAGGCGGACTGCAACTGTCACAGGGACAGGCAGATGTATCTCTAAAAACATCACAGCAAGCAGAGCAAATCTGGAAGCGATTAGGTAAACAATACAATACTGGAGTGACGCGCAGCCGTATCAACCAAGCACAAGCTCTACGAGTTTCTGGTTTTTACCGTCGTAGCTTAGACATATTAGAGGAAATTTCCCAACAATTACAAACCCAACCTGACTCACTTGAAAAAGTAACTGCTTTACGCTCTCTGGGTAATGTCGAGCAACAATCAGGTAAGTTAGAAGAATCTCAGAAAAACTTACAACAAAGCTTAGAAATTGCTCAACGTCTGCAACTACCCCAAGAAATGAGTCTGACACAGCTTTCTCTTGGTAATACTGCTAGAGCTTTAGATCAAAGAGAAAATGCGATCGCTCATTATAAAAATGCAGCTTTAATTGCACCAAACCCACTCACCAAAGTTCAAGCTCAAATCAATCAACTCAGCTTGCTTGTCAAGGATAAGAATAAAGCAGATGTAAAACCATCAGATGCAACGTCTCTACTAATCTCCACAATCCAATCTCAACTCGCAACTCTGCCTATAAATCAAGCTGGTATCTACACACGTATCAACTTTGCTCGCACCATAAGCAAAATTGGTAATAAAAAAGATATCGCCAAAATTTTAGCAAGCAGCGTTCAACAAGCCAAAATGATAGGCTCGGAGCGCGCCCAATCCTATGCACTTGGCAGTTTAGCAGAAGTCTATGAGCAAAACAATCAATGGCAAGAAGCACAGAATTTGACGGAGCAAGCGTTGTTTATCGCTCAAAAAATCTTGGCTTCAGATATAGCTTATCGTTGGGAGTGGCAATTAGGACGTTTGCTCAAAGCACAGGGAAATATTGAGAGAGCGATCGCTGCTTATGATAGCGCAGTCGCATCTCTTCAGTCTCTCCGCAGTGACTTAGTAGCAGTAAACCAAGAGGTTCAGTTTAATTTTCGTGATAGCGTAGAACCTATTTATCGCGAGTCAGTAGAGCTGCTTTTACAACAAAAAGGACAAGAAAAGCCTGATTTAGATAAAGTCCGCAAGCGAATCGAAGCCTTACAACTAGCAGAACTAGACAATTTTTTCCGAGAAGCTTGCTTGAGTAACCAATTTGTGGTGTTAGACAAAGTGGTAGATCGTGATAATCTTAATACTGCCATTTTTTATCCCATTATCCTAGATAACCGGTTAGAAGTTATCCTCAAACTTCCCAACCAACCTTTGATACATAAAACTTCTGTGGTGAACAGACAAAAGGTAGAGAAAGCCATTACAAACATGCGAGAGACGATAGTCGAACCCGATGCTAGTAAGAATTTTCAGGAAGTTTCCCAAAAAATTTATGATTGGTTAATAAAACCAGTTGAAAGTGAACTCAAAAATAGTGGAGTCAAGACTTTAGTTTTTATCCCAGATGGGTCACTGCGAAATATTCCAGTGTGTGCATTGTATGATGGCAAAGAATATTTAGTTCAGAAGTACGCGATCGCCATTAGTCCAGGATTGCAACTGTTTACCCCCAAACCTCTAGCACAGGAAAGATTAAACGCTCTTGCTGGAGGACTTTCGCAACCACCCAAAAATGAAAAGTTTGCACCGCTTCCCAACGTTAAGGTTGAACTAAAATTGATTCAGCAATCGGGCGTATCGACAATGACATTATTAGATGAAAATTTCAAAAGTACGACATTAAGAAAAACCATCAACGCCCAACCATTTAGAGTCGTTCACCTGGCAACTCATGGACAATTTAGCTCTAGAGCAAAAGACACTTTCATCCTAGCAGCCGATGGACGTATTAATGTGAGAGACTTAGATAACTTGCTCAAAAGTAGAGAGCAAACACGGACAGAGCCAGTGGAATTACTTGTTCTGAGTGCTTGCCAAACAGCAGCAGGAGATAACCGTGCTGCATTAGGATTAGCAGGAGTTGCTATCCGGGCTGGGGCGCGGAGTACTTTAGCGTCTTTATGGCAGATTGGTGATA
This portion of the Brasilonema sennae CENA114 genome encodes:
- a CDS encoding CHAT domain-containing protein translates to MHPFQLTKRLVRFSLTHVVLFTLAFFLTLIPSTFAKQPHTNSSDKFHTQTTKFPATTPQQLLEQGEALYQSGRFAEAITVLQQAVRISQREGDNLAQAAALTNLSLTFQQLGSWKEASKAINTSLNLLGWNGDNQKLNVNSPKSEFLEILAQTLEIQGGLQLSQGQADVSLKTSQQAEQIWKRLGKQYNTGVTRSRINQAQALRVSGFYRRSLDILEEISQQLQTQPDSLEKVTALRSLGNVEQQSGKLEESQKNLQQSLEIAQRLQLPQEMSLTQLSLGNTARALDQRENAIAHYKNAALIAPNPLTKVQAQINQLSLLVKDKNKADVKPSDATSLLISTIQSQLATLPINQAGIYTRINFARTISKIGNKKDIAKILASSVQQAKMIGSERAQSYALGSLAEVYEQNNQWQEAQNLTEQALFIAQKILASDIAYRWEWQLGRLLKAQGNIERAIAAYDSAVASLQSLRSDLVAVNQEVQFNFRDSVEPIYRESVELLLQQKGQEKPDLDKVRKRIEALQLAELDNFFREACLSNQFVVLDKVVDRDNLNTAIFYPIILDNRLEVILKLPNQPLIHKTSVVNRQKVEKAITNMRETIVEPDASKNFQEVSQKIYDWLIKPVESELKNSGVKTLVFIPDGSLRNIPVCALYDGKEYLVQKYAIAISPGLQLFTPKPLAQERLNALAGGLSQPPKNEKFAPLPNVKVELKLIQQSGVSTMTLLDENFKSTTLRKTINAQPFRVVHLATHGQFSSRAKDTFILAADGRINVRDLDNLLKSREQTRTEPVELLVLSACQTAAGDNRAALGLAGVAIRAGARSTLASLWQIGDNSTVVFIDEFYRQLTTGKTTAEALREAQLRLLSNTEYNRPLYWAPYVLVGNWL